The sequence below is a genomic window from Oreochromis niloticus isolate F11D_XX linkage group LG3, O_niloticus_UMD_NMBU, whole genome shotgun sequence.
GAGCAGCTTTCAGGGAGGAGAAgctttggaggaggtggaggtggtcttCAGAGCgtgagagctgctccacctCAGAGCTTCTCTCCATCAGCTCAGAGATTTCCTGTTCCAGATCTTTGATGAGACCTTCAGCCTGTTTCTCTGtagtttcctgtttgtcttcgaTCTCCTTCATGAGCTCCTTCAGGCGTCTCTCAACAGACTCCATCAGAGCAGTGAAGACCTGAACACcttctgctttctgtctgtctgcagcatcTTTACTCATCTTCACTGACTCTGTGATCTCCTGAATCTTCAGTCGTCTCTTCTGGATCATCTGCTGAATCTCAGCCTCTGCCTTCTCCAGCTCTGCCTTCTTTCCTTCATATTCTTCTCTCAGAGGAACAAACTTGTGGTTCTTGTGGTCTAAAACAGAGCAGAGCATGCAGACACATGTCTGGTCGGTCTTACAGAACAGCTGCAGAAGGTTATCGTGCTTCGTGCACATCCTGCCTTCCAGGTTCTCCACAGCATTAATCAGCTGATGTCTTTTCAGACCTTTCTTTGTCAGATGAGGCTCCAGGTGAGTCTGACAGTAGGAGGTCCGACACACCAGGCAGGACTTCAGGGCCTTCAGTCTGGTTCCAGTGCAGAAGTCACAGGGAACTTCTCCTGGTTTGGCAGCTTGTtgctctgagctgctgctgctggctttctgctgagctTCACGTCTGAACTGAGCAACCATCTCAGAGATGAAGGTGTTGACCCTCAGCTGAGGTCTAGTGTAGAAAGTCTCTTTACACATGGGACACTGACAGCTCTGATTCATGTCCCAGTGCTGACTGAtgcaggttttgcagaagtTGTGTCCACATGGTGTAGAGACTGGATCAGTGAACACATCCAGACAGATGGAGCACAGAAACTGATCTTCAGATCGCAGATTGCTGGCAGCAGACATGTCTGCACTctgagggagaaagaaaagaaacatttgattcaaaattcactttaaatttcatttttaaaaagagagaaacaagcGTCAGTAGtctgaggagcttggaaagaaaagtgtctggacttctttgagtttcgtgaagacgtttcatcagagaagcttcttcagttctcagAGTAACTGGTggagacccagcaacacactcagacacaaactggttcatcacaaacacaaacttaacatcGTAGTGtctgctgtacagtgcagcgtccagatgaacagaataacTTTGGGGATGAAGATAAATACAGTCGTTAAATAGATGTGAAATTGTTTCTCTGACTGTTTTACAGAAGCTCCAAGATTCATCCAGATCATTTTATACTTGAATAAATCAGTTTTTTGGATATATTCCATCAATTACTGTGAAGTAAACTTCGACCTTGTTGGTGACTAAATCCTTCTTATTGTAAGTCCAGATCAACGAGCCATTAATATTAAACAGTGACTGTTCCAATAGAAGTGACAGTGAGGAGGACAATGAATCATAAACCTCAGAAATGTGTTATTAACTGTTGATCCAGTATATTAATGGCATTTATGAGAACATGTTTATTCAGTGGTGTCTGTATATTTGGTCCATTTGTGCGtcattaaaaactgttttctctcACAGATACTGGAACATCACAGCTCCTCACAAACTCAGGATATGGAAGAAGATGAACTTTTCCAGTCACTCGCTGGGATACATCATTCAATTATTCTGGATCCTCAGAaaacattgatttatttttgtatttcataTATTTGTTTGTCCAGATCAAAGATTTATGTTAGTAGAGAAGAAGCCACCATGATAAAGCCTGTGTGTGAAAATGAGATCAGTGAATTTTGTTGATCAAAATCACATTTAAGGAGGAATTCTGTCCTCCAGTTTGTTTAAATAAGCTTTGGGATTAAACACCATCATCTATGTTTGTGTCTGATGACATGTTTGATCCAGTTCAGCTTGAACATCACAGCTGATGTGTGAACTCTGACATGTTTAAAGCCTCGATTATCAGGATGATtcaaacacatctgtttaaatAATGAGATTTATGTTTCCACACAAAGTTATAAAGTGCAGCATCGACTGTTTTCTGAATGATTCAGGAACATCTGTGACTCTTACAGGATACACTAAGTCAGATAATCTCTCTTTGTAAAATGTCTGAATGACTTTTTGAAGTACTGACCAAAATCTGCTGGTTTACAGTATCAAAGGCTTTATATCAATAAAGAATAAACAGGTGTTTTCACGTCTGTAATCCTTATGATCAATCAGATCCAGAATCAATCTaataggaacaggaagtgatgaatAACCAGGAAGTGTGGAGTCAGTCTGAAGTCCAGAGCACAGACTGAGTCCACAGTCCTGAGCAGAGCCACAGTGAGACTGAAGCAGCAGCTCCATGTTCCTACAGTGGATCTGTGCTTACATGAGCAGATTTCTATGGATCCAGTGTGACTGTGATGAGTCAGCATGAAGTGAACAGAGTGAAGATTTgtgtagaaacaggaagtgtgatcagctgcactcaccactgttgctgagagaaacctgatggACTCCAGTGAATCTTCTTTTAGAGACAAACAGGACTcgactgcagctctgctgctgctctctcacACTGTCACTTCTGCAAAATGACGTTGAACTTGTTGTTTTTCAGGTGTTGCTCCGCCTCTTCCTGCCTCTCCCTTTATCAGCTGGTCTGTACTCAGTGGCTGTGTGCAGCGGGTGGGAGGAGTGAGGagtggtgtgtgtgttcacacagTAATGACGGCCTCAGGTGATCAGGAGAAACTCACCTGGATTTCCTTTTTCCACAGCAGACTGAGAGCTTCAGGTGGACCCTGAAGGAGGTCTCAGACACAGGTGGTAAAAGTACACACAGTGTGTATTGAAGTAGAAGTACTACTGTTAAAAATACTCCAAGTACtaattcaacttctttactcaagtaaaagtaaaaaagtactgGCTGTGAAATGTAAGAGAGTAAAAAGAGCTGATTGAAGAACATTTCTAACACATGTGTTTAtacaaagctaactgaaccaTGTGCTGCATCAacgtaataataaaataatattattcaCTTTATTTCTGTCTAAATTTGAATTCTAATAAATATTCCCAGCTtgaattgattgattgattgattgattgattgatcatactttattcatcccgagggaaattgggttaaggctgccagccgtgccagtgCCGTCTTACCCATCCgacatacatacattacacaaacatcacatggggaagacaggtcagagaggtataacaatggaaaatgcacaacatgaggaaagataaggagaaaaaataactccccccagactgagctccaacagggagatcagtttgagaacagaaaaaaacacctctgcacatagcacatgaaaaaactctaatacaccaaagaaacacatgacaagcaacagggatggtaaagggtgagagacagccgatgtagacagtacatccgggcctgcagcataagcgctggtctccatgatccaccgtcagcatcggaagggtgtgtgtgtgtgtgtgtgtgtgtgtgtgtgtgtatgtccagagttcagctgagacagtgtccttctccctgccaggctaagtaaacagtcttccagccaacccaggtggccttgcatagaatgggaagaacagtctcaacacagtcgttatcagggtgttttgttcagctccagccttgagaccgcagctggcgctGAAGTggtatccgcatgaagtgatggtggtttttactttagtgcaaacaactcatatgaatttcaaagctgttctaacagtccaacactggtcactCAATCTCCcattggagagccgtgagcttctccatgatgttatcaaacttacgctccgtgatgttttcattcttgtgctcaaagagcaggttctgagaactcacgaccgcagtgagcttctccaagatgtgatccaatttgcactcagaggtcttgttctgagtattcacggcagccgtgcggttctccaagatcttatccatgctgcactcaatgacccattttgagaaactcacgcctcatcccatcgtttcaatcccagcgggcagccttgtgggggtttgaacaggcggttccgcttccttaattcttcgataagccagggccaagccagctccgatcagcaagaaccctgttaccatggttccgaataggtagatgtCTTCAGCAGtcaggctcacccaagcccagacttctcgttgagaaaggggtgtcaattgcattcagggaccagttgatcaaatccataattcctcttttaggttttagagaacagactgtgagagagtgttccagggaaaagtaatacaaaaacacaagagactagacaaggacacaagaggccaagcagggaagctaagggagaggagaggaggaggaaaaaaagtgcgaccgccttcgtcaagagcaagagaagaaaaaaaaaaagaaaaaaaaagttgaacatgagcagagaaaaaggaggaaaatcCAAATATTCCTGTGTTCAGTTTTCTTCATTGTACAGACTGACTGtgcctctaaacaggaacaTGAGCAGGAAGAGGCTGaagtggattcagcaggtggaggaTGCCCAACATCAGCTGGAAAGATTTACTGTGacgtttgtttgctgttttcgccTCGTGCATGAGAACATCACCAAATACACTCGAgacagtttttaatattttattgttcaAGAGCAAAAAGACTGACGGACTGTGTTTAACCTCACAAATGTTGGAGTGTAGCAATAATCATcatattcagtgtttatttgctggtttgtcggcAGCGGCTCCTTAAAGTCTGTCACACATCTGTTTGACCGTCTCCAGTTAATCTGAGACACCAGTTAATCTGGAACACCAGCATCAGGCGGCTCAGCTCATCTCTggtgtgcaggttttctccaatcattaaatcactattattGCCCTAATTTGCcccaaatcatgaatcatcccaatttattccacaatttaatcggtgactttccttaagcaaagtcactccactcatttatcactaggagctcagtagtggccagctaatgagcccatattcaactattccataaacaccacatgtctta
It includes:
- the LOC109202368 gene encoding E3 ubiquitin-protein ligase TRIM21-like → MSAASNLRSEDQFLCSICLDVFTDPVSTPCGHNFCKTCISQHWDMNQSCQCPMCKETFYTRPQLRVNTFISEMVAQFRREAQQKASSSSSEQQAAKPGEVPCDFCTGTRLKALKSCLVCRTSYCQTHLEPHLTKKGLKRHQLINAVENLEGRMCTKHDNLLQLFCKTDQTCVCMLCSVLDHKNHKFVPLREEYEGKKAELEKAEAEIQQMIQKRRLKIQEITESVKMSKDAADRQKAEGVQVFTALMESVERRLKELMKEIEDKQETTEKQAEGLIKDLEQEISELMERSSEVEQLSRSEDHLHLLQSFSSLKAAPPTKDRTEARVHPPSYEGTVGRAVAKLEETVWKPMKKKLFEAELQRVQQHEVDVTLDPDTAHPKLILSDDGKQVYHSEVRKNLPDNPERFSLCACVLGEQSFSSGRFYFEVQVKGKTEWDLGVATESINRKGEITLSPEDGFWTVMLRNGNKYSACASPPVDLCLHPGPEKVGVFVDYEAGLVSFYDVGAAALIYSFTGCSFTHKLHPYFSPCPNDGGKNSAPLIICPVNQTESIND